A genomic segment from Polyangium mundeleinium encodes:
- a CDS encoding class II glutamine amidotransferase produces the protein MCRLFGVVSRHVEPHPEPLATAPKSLAALSSEHPHGWGIAAHDGKTWAIHKSPTCAHADPTFRTIASNTRGRVVLAHVRKATVGRTDLTNTHPFRRDAWVFAHNGTISDVAWLERRTSQSRRREIAGDTDSERFFAFLMTALDEVGATYGSRRAPGGAAQRAIARVIEAATDRPRFGAINFLLSDGDVLYAHRFGRSLYVSSEAGVVRIASEAPHEGAWQEVPERSLLCIEGGVAPRVSPVEAKRRAFVVSRRPGGRGPEIRRAF, from the coding sequence ATGTGTCGCCTGTTTGGCGTCGTTTCGAGGCACGTCGAACCTCACCCCGAGCCGCTCGCCACGGCTCCCAAAAGCCTCGCCGCCCTGTCGTCCGAGCACCCGCACGGCTGGGGGATCGCCGCCCATGACGGGAAAACCTGGGCGATCCACAAGAGCCCGACGTGCGCGCACGCGGACCCGACGTTCCGCACGATCGCCTCGAATACCCGCGGGCGCGTCGTCCTCGCACACGTCCGCAAAGCCACGGTCGGAAGGACCGACCTCACGAATACCCACCCGTTTCGCCGGGATGCGTGGGTTTTCGCGCACAATGGCACCATCTCGGACGTCGCGTGGCTCGAAAGACGCACCTCGCAATCGCGCAGGCGGGAAATCGCGGGGGACACGGATAGCGAGCGGTTTTTCGCGTTCCTGATGACCGCGCTCGACGAGGTCGGCGCCACGTACGGGAGCCGGCGCGCGCCCGGCGGTGCGGCCCAGCGCGCGATCGCCCGGGTCATCGAGGCCGCGACGGACAGGCCTCGCTTCGGCGCGATCAATTTTCTATTGAGTGATGGGGACGTGCTTTATGCCCATCGCTTCGGCCGGAGCTTGTACGTCTCGTCCGAGGCGGGCGTCGTTCGCATTGCGTCGGAGGCGCCGCACGAGGGCGCTTGGCAGGAGGTCCCCGAGCGATCGCTCCTCTGCATCGAGGGCGGCGTCGCGCCGAGGGTTTCGCCCGTCGAAGCCAAACGAAGGGCCTTTGTGGTAAGTCGTCGTCCTGGAGGACGTGGACCCGAGATCCGGCGCGCCTTCTAA
- a CDS encoding SDR family NAD(P)-dependent oxidoreductase, whose translation MGKLTDKVVIITGASGGIGTATAALFSREGAKLVLVGRDEERLRQAAEGCDSARTRTVVADVRTIEDSTRYVDAAVRAFGGVDVLFANAGNEGTVTPIADLDVAVLDDLHAIHVRGAFLGIQKVIPRMRERGGGSIVVTSSTAAITSFPGCAAYATSKAAVLALVRTAAAELAPVNIRVNAMVPGGVDNRMMYAFTEQMAPGHAEALRAGYQQMIPARRVATNEEMAKLALFLASDDSSYCHGASFVADGGLTIV comes from the coding sequence ATGGGGAAGCTGACGGACAAGGTCGTCATCATCACGGGAGCTTCGGGGGGCATTGGGACGGCGACGGCCGCGCTCTTTTCACGCGAGGGGGCCAAGCTCGTGCTGGTCGGTCGCGACGAAGAGCGGCTGCGGCAGGCCGCGGAGGGGTGTGATTCCGCGCGGACGCGCACCGTGGTGGCGGACGTCCGAACGATCGAAGACTCCACGCGGTACGTCGACGCGGCGGTTCGGGCCTTCGGCGGGGTCGACGTGCTTTTTGCGAATGCGGGAAACGAGGGGACGGTCACGCCCATCGCGGACCTCGACGTGGCGGTGCTCGACGACCTTCACGCGATTCACGTCCGCGGGGCGTTCCTGGGCATCCAGAAGGTCATTCCGCGCATGCGGGAGCGGGGCGGAGGGAGCATCGTGGTCACGTCGTCGACGGCCGCGATCACCTCGTTCCCGGGGTGCGCCGCGTATGCGACGAGCAAGGCCGCGGTGCTCGCGCTCGTGCGCACGGCGGCGGCCGAGCTCGCGCCCGTGAACATCCGGGTCAATGCGATGGTCCCGGGCGGCGTCGACAACCGCATGATGTACGCGTTCACCGAACAAATGGCCCCGGGGCACGCCGAGGCGCTGCGGGCTGGCTACCAGCAAATGATTCCCGCCCGTCGCGTGGCCACCAACGAGGAAATGGCGAAGCTCGCGCTCTTCCTCGCGTCGGACGATTCGAGTTATTGCCACGGAGCGAGCTTCGTGGCGGACGGCGGGTTGACGATCGTCTGA
- the guaA gene encoding glutamine-hydrolyzing GMP synthase, with protein MLTGRRDLVLILDFGSQYTQLIARRIREASVYCEVYRYDLPIERIRELAPRGIILSGGPSSVYGEGAPHISAELFSVGIPILGICYGMQLLSHLLGGKVERGAEGEYGPALVRTTRAAGVFARFNDGDVLDVWMSHGDKVVELPPGFSTLGTTDTTPFAAIADDERRIYGLQFHPEVAHTRRGKDLLEAFLFDVCGLEPTWTPASFVEESVAVIRQKVGPDASAVCGLSGGVDSSVAAILCHRALGDRLVCIFVDNGLLRKGEAEQVVKMFGDHYHLRLVHVDARKRFLDALSGVTDPEQKRKTIGRVFIEVFEEEAKKIEDCRFLVQGTLYPDVIESVSAKGPSAVIKSHHNVGGLPERMKLGLVEPLRELFKDEVRAVGATMGIPHHLLWRHPFPGPGLAVRCLGPLTEERLQVLREADAIFEEEIREAGLYDKIWQSFCVLLPVRTVGVMGDERTYDEVIALRAVESKDGMTADWSRIPHEVLGRTSARIINEVRGVNRVVYDVSSKPPATIEWE; from the coding sequence ATGCTCACTGGCCGACGGGACCTCGTCCTGATCCTGGATTTCGGTTCGCAGTACACCCAGCTCATCGCCCGCCGGATCCGCGAGGCCTCCGTGTACTGCGAGGTCTACCGCTATGACCTGCCGATCGAGCGCATCCGCGAGCTCGCCCCCCGCGGCATCATCCTCTCGGGCGGACCGTCGAGCGTGTACGGCGAGGGCGCCCCGCACATCTCCGCCGAGCTCTTCTCCGTTGGCATCCCGATCCTCGGCATCTGCTACGGCATGCAGCTCCTCTCGCACCTGCTCGGCGGCAAGGTCGAGCGCGGCGCCGAGGGCGAATACGGGCCCGCGCTGGTCCGCACGACCCGCGCCGCCGGCGTCTTCGCGCGCTTCAACGACGGCGACGTCCTCGACGTCTGGATGAGCCACGGCGACAAGGTCGTCGAGCTCCCGCCCGGCTTCTCCACGCTCGGCACCACCGACACCACCCCGTTCGCCGCCATCGCCGACGACGAGCGCCGCATCTACGGCCTGCAATTCCACCCTGAGGTCGCGCACACGCGCCGCGGCAAGGACCTGCTCGAAGCATTCCTCTTCGACGTCTGCGGCCTCGAGCCCACGTGGACCCCGGCCTCGTTCGTCGAGGAATCGGTCGCGGTGATCCGCCAGAAGGTCGGCCCCGACGCGAGCGCCGTGTGTGGCCTCTCGGGCGGCGTCGACTCCTCGGTCGCCGCGATCCTCTGCCACCGCGCGCTCGGCGACCGGCTCGTCTGCATCTTCGTCGACAACGGCCTCTTGCGAAAAGGCGAGGCTGAGCAAGTCGTGAAGATGTTCGGCGACCACTACCACCTCCGGCTCGTGCACGTGGATGCCCGCAAGCGCTTCCTCGACGCGCTCTCCGGCGTCACGGATCCCGAGCAGAAGCGCAAGACGATCGGCCGCGTCTTCATCGAGGTCTTCGAGGAGGAGGCGAAGAAGATCGAGGATTGCCGCTTCCTCGTGCAAGGTACGCTCTACCCGGACGTGATCGAGAGCGTCTCGGCGAAGGGCCCGAGCGCGGTGATCAAGAGCCACCACAACGTCGGCGGCTTGCCGGAGCGCATGAAGCTCGGCCTCGTCGAGCCGCTGCGTGAGCTCTTCAAGGACGAGGTGCGCGCGGTCGGCGCGACGATGGGCATCCCGCACCACCTGCTCTGGCGCCACCCCTTCCCCGGCCCTGGACTTGCCGTGCGTTGCCTCGGCCCGCTCACCGAGGAGCGGCTCCAGGTCTTGCGCGAGGCCGACGCGATCTTCGAGGAGGAGATCCGCGAGGCGGGGCTCTACGACAAGATCTGGCAAAGCTTCTGCGTGCTCTTGCCCGTCCGCACCGTCGGCGTGATGGGCGACGAGCGCACGTACGACGAGGTGATCGCGCTGCGGGCCGTGGAGTCGAAGGACGGCATGACGGCCGACTGGTCGCGCATCCCGCACGAGGTGCTCGGACGAACGAGCGCGCGGATCATCAACGAGGTCCGCGGCGTGAACCGCGTCGTGTACGATGTCTCGTCGAAGCCTCCGGCCACGATCGAGTGGGAATGA
- a CDS encoding PEGA domain-containing protein, producing MMETSAKRGSLAALLCSLFIGACAPSVPATVSLRVKGNAPDASVTIDDMYIGALAFVAKRGVALPPGKHRITIEKPGFFPWDKLVEAREGDPPIHLAVDLVKIPD from the coding sequence ATGATGGAAACGAGCGCGAAACGCGGGAGCTTGGCGGCCCTTCTGTGCAGCCTATTCATCGGGGCCTGCGCGCCGAGCGTGCCGGCCACGGTCTCGCTGCGGGTGAAGGGCAACGCCCCGGACGCGTCGGTGACGATCGACGACATGTACATCGGGGCGCTCGCGTTCGTGGCGAAGCGCGGCGTCGCCCTGCCGCCGGGCAAACACCGGATTACCATCGAGAAGCCCGGCTTTTTTCCCTGGGACAAGCTCGTCGAGGCCCGCGAGGGGGATCCGCCGATCCACCTCGCGGTGGACCTCGTGAAAATCCCGGATTGA
- a CDS encoding hybrid sensor histidine kinase/response regulator, whose translation MSDTSEALRQSEERYRTLFEQAPVGVFLYDRSLRLTTWNARFTQLLQTTNERLSGFDMHGLRDRAVLPSIKGALAGASSTYEGRYQATTSDAVVWVSMRLCPLRNASGEVIGGMGVVEDLTERNRALSALRESEQRHALYVKRSPLGVIVWNTRFEVLEWNPSATRIFGYTEEEALGKREPGFIVSENAWPFVRALWEGLLQQTGVERSRNENVRKDGRTICCEWSATALVDAQDDVIGVAALVEDVTERQAAEEALKRSEARFRALIERAPDAIGVVRQGRWIYANPALVTYLGYERPGELIGRLARDSVHPDDRVVQEQHHADLERGTSVSPHEYRLLRRDGSIVHAEVVSLLVDYDGAPAILGIARDLTERKQMQARLVQAERMAAVGTLAAGVAHEINSPLAYVLTQLTVATGEALPGLKQRVEVLEHAADLTPGELTQRVLELEAALDGAREAAERMRSIVRDLRTFSRADDGEIAPTDVRRVLDASLNMVFGEIRHRARLEKQYDDVPLVDANEARLGQVFVNLLVNAAQALPEGNAAANLIRLRTYVGDAGRVIVEVMDSGPGIPDDVKAKIFDPFFTTKPAGVGTGLGLWICQGIVTRLGGTIDLASRPGETIFRVVLPPGASAGKPLDGARALRADEPNLAQKPAMKPKPPDVKPRRGRVLVIDDEAPLANALKMFLADEHDVVVSTSGRDALALLEKDPTFDAILCDLMMPDVTGVDVHEALRERAPDVAARLVFVTGGAFTPRMRAFLEEVRNPQLEKPFDLPKLRALLRQLVSAR comes from the coding sequence ATGAGCGATACCAGCGAGGCCCTGCGACAGTCCGAGGAGCGTTACCGCACGCTCTTCGAACAGGCGCCCGTCGGCGTGTTCCTGTACGACCGAAGCCTCCGGCTCACCACGTGGAACGCGCGCTTCACGCAGCTCCTCCAGACGACGAACGAGCGGCTCTCGGGCTTCGACATGCACGGGCTGCGCGACCGCGCCGTGCTGCCCTCGATCAAGGGCGCCCTTGCCGGCGCGTCGAGCACGTACGAGGGCCGCTACCAGGCGACCACGAGCGACGCCGTCGTGTGGGTCTCGATGCGCCTTTGCCCGCTCCGGAACGCCAGCGGCGAGGTCATCGGCGGCATGGGCGTGGTCGAGGATCTCACGGAGCGAAACCGCGCGCTCTCCGCGCTCCGCGAGAGCGAGCAGCGCCACGCGCTCTATGTCAAGCGCAGCCCCCTCGGCGTGATCGTGTGGAACACGCGCTTCGAAGTGCTCGAGTGGAACCCGTCGGCGACGCGGATCTTCGGCTACACCGAGGAGGAAGCCCTCGGCAAACGCGAGCCGGGCTTCATCGTGTCGGAGAACGCTTGGCCCTTCGTCCGCGCGCTCTGGGAAGGTCTGCTCCAACAGACGGGCGTCGAGCGGAGCCGCAACGAGAACGTGCGGAAGGACGGACGGACCATCTGCTGCGAGTGGTCCGCCACAGCGCTCGTCGACGCGCAGGACGACGTGATCGGCGTCGCGGCCCTCGTCGAGGACGTGACCGAGCGGCAAGCCGCCGAGGAGGCGTTGAAGCGCTCGGAGGCGCGGTTCCGCGCGCTCATCGAACGCGCGCCCGACGCCATCGGCGTGGTGCGTCAAGGCCGGTGGATCTACGCGAACCCCGCGCTCGTCACGTACCTCGGCTACGAGCGCCCCGGCGAGCTCATCGGGCGCCTCGCGCGGGACTCCGTTCATCCCGACGACCGCGTCGTGCAGGAGCAACATCATGCCGATCTCGAGCGCGGCACGTCGGTCTCACCGCACGAGTACCGGCTGCTCCGTCGCGACGGATCCATCGTCCACGCCGAGGTCGTGAGCCTGCTCGTCGACTACGACGGCGCGCCGGCGATCCTCGGCATCGCGCGTGATCTGACCGAGCGCAAGCAGATGCAAGCGCGCCTCGTGCAAGCCGAGCGCATGGCCGCGGTCGGCACGCTCGCGGCCGGGGTGGCGCATGAGATCAACAGCCCCCTCGCCTACGTGCTCACGCAGCTCACGGTGGCGACCGGCGAGGCGCTGCCCGGGTTGAAGCAACGCGTCGAGGTCCTCGAGCACGCCGCGGATCTCACGCCGGGCGAGCTCACGCAGCGCGTCCTGGAGCTCGAAGCGGCGCTCGACGGCGCGCGCGAGGCGGCCGAGCGCATGCGCAGCATCGTGCGGGATCTGCGGACGTTCTCCCGCGCGGACGACGGCGAGATCGCGCCGACCGACGTGCGCCGCGTGCTCGACGCCTCGCTCAACATGGTCTTCGGCGAGATCCGCCACCGCGCGCGGCTCGAGAAGCAGTACGACGACGTGCCGCTCGTCGACGCCAACGAAGCGCGGCTCGGCCAGGTCTTCGTGAACCTGCTCGTCAACGCGGCGCAGGCGTTGCCCGAAGGAAATGCAGCGGCGAATCTGATCCGGCTGCGCACCTACGTCGGCGACGCGGGGCGCGTGATCGTGGAGGTGATGGACTCGGGCCCTGGCATCCCCGACGACGTCAAAGCGAAGATCTTCGACCCCTTTTTCACGACGAAGCCCGCGGGCGTGGGCACGGGCCTCGGGCTCTGGATCTGCCAGGGGATCGTCACGCGCCTCGGCGGAACGATCGATCTTGCCTCGAGGCCCGGCGAGACGATCTTTCGAGTCGTGCTCCCGCCCGGCGCATCCGCCGGCAAACCTCTCGACGGCGCGCGGGCTCTCCGCGCCGACGAGCCGAACCTCGCGCAGAAGCCAGCCATGAAGCCGAAGCCCCCCGACGTGAAGCCACGCCGCGGCCGCGTGCTCGTGATCGACGACGAGGCGCCGCTCGCGAACGCCCTCAAGATGTTCCTCGCCGACGAGCACGACGTCGTGGTCTCGACGAGCGGCCGCGACGCGCTCGCGCTGCTCGAAAAGGATCCGACGTTCGACGCGATCCTCTGCGATCTGATGATGCCCGACGTGACGGGCGTGGACGTCCACGAGGCGCTGCGCGAGCGCGCGCCCGACGTCGCCGCGCGTCTCGTCTTCGTGACGGGCGGCGCGTTCACGCCGCGCATGCGGGCGTTCCTCGAAGAGGTCCGCAACCCCCAGCTCGAAAAGCCCTTCGACCTCCCGAAGCTCCGCGCGCTGCTGCGCCAACTCGTCTCGGCGCGCTGA
- a CDS encoding serine/threonine-protein kinase, giving the protein MTQHEKLSPGMVLGRYELLLPIAQGGMATVWAARQKGSRGFQKTVAIKTMLPSLLDDPQFEQMFLDEASLAARIHHPNVAEILDVGEQDDTIYIVMEWVDGEALSVLTKTAKRSNVPVPQRIALRIVRQACAGLHSAHELRDDHDQLLDLVHRDVSPQNILVSYDGIVKLVDFGVAKALGRAGGETTAGQLKGKVPYMSPEQALGQKVDRRTDVFAMGIVLYRLTTGLHPFLGENDMATMKNIISRPLLPPRMKNPSFPAELERVLLTCLKKDANERYQTMLELDAALERVLALSGASVVDDDIGAFTRSVMGDRGQKRRAALRDAVRAADERAAGIAMSPGAAHPHVHEAVSDIAITRMNSALTSFPTSMPRSSSTSILPPTSESYADGAMSGSLLPSTPPRPYNRAGRFVAIGAVTALSLAGTFMFLRATMAPRAAAGNAAGNVAPTPPSPPAPTQAATPVAVQTAVAPQPVETGGGTVLDINDLPSADTKPEATTKRDDKPAGTTKGTGATKPAAPTTATAKPTGAPTSTTWVPRVTDPGF; this is encoded by the coding sequence ATGACCCAACATGAAAAGCTCTCCCCAGGGATGGTGCTCGGGCGCTACGAGCTGCTCCTGCCGATCGCACAGGGAGGCATGGCCACGGTCTGGGCGGCGCGGCAAAAGGGATCACGCGGGTTTCAGAAGACGGTCGCCATCAAGACGATGCTGCCGTCGCTCTTGGACGACCCGCAGTTCGAGCAGATGTTCCTCGACGAGGCCTCGCTCGCCGCGCGCATCCATCACCCGAACGTCGCGGAGATCCTCGACGTCGGCGAGCAGGACGACACGATCTACATCGTCATGGAGTGGGTCGACGGCGAGGCGCTCAGCGTCCTCACGAAGACCGCCAAGCGCAGCAACGTCCCCGTGCCGCAGCGCATCGCGCTCCGTATCGTCCGCCAGGCCTGCGCGGGCCTGCACTCGGCCCACGAGCTGCGCGACGATCACGACCAGCTCCTCGACTTGGTGCACCGCGACGTTTCGCCGCAAAACATCCTCGTCTCGTACGACGGCATCGTGAAGCTCGTCGATTTCGGCGTGGCGAAGGCGCTCGGCCGCGCGGGCGGCGAGACGACGGCGGGGCAGCTCAAGGGCAAAGTCCCGTACATGTCGCCCGAGCAGGCCCTCGGGCAGAAGGTCGATCGGCGCACCGACGTCTTCGCGATGGGCATCGTGCTCTACCGGCTCACGACGGGCCTGCACCCGTTCCTCGGCGAGAACGACATGGCCACGATGAAGAACATCATCTCGCGGCCGCTCCTGCCGCCGCGCATGAAAAACCCGAGTTTCCCCGCCGAGCTCGAGCGCGTGCTGCTCACGTGCCTGAAGAAGGATGCGAACGAGCGCTACCAGACGATGCTGGAGCTCGACGCGGCCCTGGAGCGTGTCCTCGCCTTGTCCGGGGCCTCGGTCGTCGACGATGACATCGGCGCGTTCACGCGCTCCGTGATGGGCGATCGGGGCCAGAAGCGCCGCGCCGCGCTGCGTGACGCCGTGCGCGCCGCCGACGAGCGCGCCGCGGGCATCGCGATGTCGCCGGGCGCCGCGCATCCGCACGTGCACGAGGCAGTCTCGGACATCGCGATCACGCGGATGAACTCGGCGCTCACGAGCTTCCCGACGAGCATGCCGCGGAGCTCCTCGACCTCGATCCTCCCGCCGACGTCCGAATCGTACGCGGACGGAGCCATGTCCGGCTCGCTCTTGCCGTCGACGCCGCCCCGTCCATACAACCGCGCGGGCCGCTTCGTCGCCATCGGCGCGGTGACCGCGCTCTCGCTCGCCGGCACGTTCATGTTCCTACGCGCGACGATGGCGCCACGCGCGGCCGCTGGAAACGCCGCCGGAAACGTGGCGCCCACGCCGCCGAGCCCGCCCGCGCCCACGCAGGCCGCGACGCCCGTGGCCGTGCAGACCGCCGTGGCTCCGCAGCCAGTCGAGACGGGCGGCGGCACGGTGCTCGACATCAACGATCTCCCGTCCGCCGACACGAAACCCGAAGCCACGACCAAGCGTGACGACAAACCCGCGGGCACGACGAAAGGCACGGGCGCGACGAAGCCTGCGGCCCCGACGACCGCGACCGCAAAGCCCACCGGGGCGCCGACGAGCACGACGTGGGTACCCAGAGTCACGGATCCCGGCTTCTGA
- a CDS encoding alanyl-tRNA editing protein: MATPRSSPLYHDDPKLFSFRGVVVAHESHAGRPSVRLDRTAFYPESGGQMADRGRLDEAAVIDVQVDDEGRIHHVLEGPLPAIGADVHGTIDKPRRLVHMAQHTGQHMLSRALADVARAETVSSRLGESACTIDLDVTTLDERAAAEAEALVNAVIDDDAPIRAFFPSEDELRALPLRRQPKVHDNVRVVVIGDFDVSPCGGTHCTNTAQVGFVRIDALERTKGKMRVTFSAGVRARTKLSREADVVRALARELTCGPEDVPAGIEKLRRELDEARQALGRVRGRVAAAIADALVKDARARGERVVIGVVEDASLDLVRAVAGRITAEADLVALLAGEADGGTIVLAARGSSSDFDCGAFLKRAATAAGGRGGGRPERAEGRLPAGIDWTTIAAATLATPGR, from the coding sequence TTGGCCACACCTCGCTCTTCGCCGCTCTACCACGACGACCCGAAGCTCTTCTCGTTCCGCGGCGTCGTCGTCGCCCACGAGTCCCACGCCGGCCGCCCCAGCGTGCGGCTCGATCGCACCGCGTTTTACCCCGAGTCCGGCGGGCAGATGGCCGATCGTGGACGCCTCGACGAGGCCGCCGTCATCGACGTGCAGGTCGACGACGAGGGCCGCATCCACCACGTGCTCGAAGGGCCCCTGCCCGCGATCGGCGCCGATGTGCATGGCACGATCGACAAGCCGCGCCGCCTCGTCCACATGGCCCAGCACACGGGCCAGCACATGCTCTCGCGCGCGCTCGCCGACGTCGCCCGCGCCGAAACCGTCTCCTCGCGCCTCGGCGAGAGCGCGTGCACGATCGACCTCGACGTCACCACCCTCGACGAGCGCGCCGCGGCCGAGGCCGAGGCCCTCGTCAACGCCGTCATCGATGACGACGCCCCGATCCGCGCGTTTTTCCCCTCGGAGGACGAGCTCCGCGCGCTCCCGCTGCGCAGGCAGCCCAAGGTGCACGACAACGTGCGCGTCGTCGTGATCGGCGACTTCGACGTCTCGCCTTGCGGGGGCACGCACTGCACGAACACCGCGCAGGTCGGCTTCGTCCGCATCGACGCGCTCGAGCGAACCAAGGGCAAGATGCGCGTCACGTTCTCCGCGGGCGTGCGGGCGCGGACGAAGCTCTCGCGCGAAGCCGACGTCGTGCGCGCGCTCGCCCGCGAGCTCACGTGCGGCCCCGAGGACGTCCCCGCGGGCATCGAAAAACTGCGCCGCGAGCTCGACGAGGCGCGTCAGGCGCTCGGGCGCGTGCGGGGCCGCGTGGCCGCGGCGATCGCCGACGCGCTCGTGAAGGACGCGCGGGCGCGGGGCGAACGCGTGGTAATCGGCGTCGTCGAAGATGCATCCCTCGATCTCGTGCGCGCGGTGGCCGGGCGCATCACGGCCGAGGCGGATCTCGTCGCGTTGCTCGCGGGGGAAGCCGACGGCGGCACGATCGTGCTCGCGGCGCGCGGATCGTCGAGCGACTTCGACTGCGGCGCCTTCTTGAAGCGCGCGGCGACCGCGGCGGGCGGTCGCGGCGGCGGCAGACCCGAGCGCGCCGAGGGCCGCTTGCCCGCGGGGATCGACTGGACGACGATCGCGGCCGCGACGCTCGCCACGCCCGGACGCTGA